From the Actinomadura luzonensis genome, the window TCGGGGAGGGCATCCAGCGCCTCCCGGCCGATCGGGTTGGCACCGGGCACCGCCAGCTCGTGCGCGACGAGCGCGTGCAGGCACTTGACCCGCTTCGGCATGCCTCCGGTGCTCTGCATGTCACGCGGGAGCGGCTCCAGGCCCTCCTCCTCGGCCGCCGCGTCGCGCCTGCGCACGTAGTCGTCGTGCGCGGCCTGGTAGGCGGCGGCCAGCTCGGGGTCGGCGCCGAGCCTGGCCTGCAGGTCGCGCATCAGGCCGGAGCCCTCCAGCGTGCCGATGGCCGAGGCCGCCTTCGGGCAGGTCAGGTAGTACAGGGTCGGGAAGGGCGAGCCGTCGGGCAGCCGCGGCGCGGTCTCCACCACGTCGGGATTGCCGCACGGGCAGCGGTGCGCCACGGCGCGGAGGCCCCGGGGCGGGCGGCCGAGCTGCTGCCGCACCACCTCGACGTCTTTACTGTCCAACACTTTCCTTAGTCGTCGTGGGCGTCGCCGCCGGCGTCGCGGGAGGCGTCGCCTTCGGTGTCGCCTTCGGTGTCGCCGCCGGCCGGGCCGTGGGCTTGGGCTTGCCGGTGGGGCCGGCGGTGGGGCCCGTGGTCGAGCCCGTGGTCGAGCCCGTGGTCGAGCCCGGGGTGGGGCCCGTGGCGGGCCGCTCGGCGGGGCCCGTGACGGCCCTGCGCCCGGTGCCCTTGTCGGCGGCCTCCACCGACTCCCAGAGCGTCTGGTACCACGGCGGCACCTGCGCGGGCTCCTTCACGCTCGCCCGCCGCACGCTCTGCTCCGGCTCCATCACGACGAAGCACCTCTCGCCGGGACCGCAGTAATGCAGCCGCTCCTTCGCCGTCCTCTTGATCCAGTTGGGATCGTTGGCCTGCCGGTCCCGGGCCAGCAGCGCCTGTTTCTCCGCCTCGACCCTGGCCTTCTCCGCGCGCAGCTCGGAGATGCTGCGGCGCAGGCTGATGTACTCGCGCACAGGGTAGGCCAGGCTCATCGCGATCGCGCACACCACGACGGCCAGGATGGCGGCCCGCCCGGTGAGCTGCGGCCTCTTCGCCACTTGCTGCACACACCCCCTCGGGAAAACGGCCCGCGCTGTCTGAACGGGGTCACCGCGGGCCGTTACCCG encodes:
- a CDS encoding DUF501 domain-containing protein, producing MDSKDVEVVRQQLGRPPRGLRAVAHRCPCGNPDVVETAPRLPDGSPFPTLYYLTCPKAASAIGTLEGSGLMRDLQARLGADPELAAAYQAAHDDYVRRRDAAAEEEGLEPLPRDMQSTGGMPKRVKCLHALVAHELAVPGANPIGREALDALPEWWSDGPCV
- a CDS encoding FtsB family cell division protein — translated: MAKRPQLTGRAAILAVVVCAIAMSLAYPVREYISLRRSISELRAEKARVEAEKQALLARDRQANDPNWIKRTAKERLHYCGPGERCFVVMEPEQSVRRASVKEPAQVPPWYQTLWESVEAADKGTGRRAVTGPAERPATGPTPGSTTGSTTGSTTGPTAGPTGKPKPTARPAATPKATPKATPPATPAATPTTTKESVGQ